From a single Sorghum bicolor cultivar BTx623 chromosome 5, Sorghum_bicolor_NCBIv3, whole genome shotgun sequence genomic region:
- the LOC110435864 gene encoding disease resistance protein RGA2-like, with protein sequence MTLLLKALPGILHVPLGNMEVVLVSGPLKVIGNKLAALITSKFASVMGVRKDLHELQQLLTEITRWFSRFEDKAIENDPSFCWTTKLKDLAYDIEDLLDEVHLEAEKHKIDIDADNHSTADCFCAKPMLFLFRCKVASKIKGIKVRFAAIVKQRSDINTVLDNSGVDPSVRSRPITGELSFISKVEEFSIPVRDKKKDDIISSLIDSDEGLNGWIVSIIGIGGSGKTTLAKLICLDKRTKEHFKDSILWVHVSQEFDLEKLIGKLFESIAKKKADRHTQQYMVNAISNRLSGKKFLLVLDDAWHDDRDDWKQFLVHIRSGAHGSRVLLTTRDQKVAEAVGSIGFVTLPDSIGKLMKLRTLELLQSTDLESLPESIGDCQNLQYLLLYLCEKLRELPNSVGKIESLRVLQVVKCHIVDTIELSGDLGRLQTINLAELPNWVTLNHNLESIDLRFGKLTCLRKLGLFVVGAGVDDARILELGNLKMISGRLEITNLQYLRNPSDAKNACLKQKNIEFLMLNWSQNQMEEASVSDMEHDLLQQSPNLKHMRGLVQLPLLKKLRLCRMPNLEELQIITCASDVTEEERLSLKNSNYELLLSPECSSSHLLSHLKDLRLEGMAASMSGWELLHHLTGLESLEICLCNDLTQLPETIRSLRSLKRLEVKQCSNLVKFPEWLGQLSCLQQLLVLETPLMASLPQSTRQLTCLVRLHIGGWHNLKQLPEVIQHLTSLHTLRLEECSAMAVLPEWIGELSALRRLILERCTALESLPRSIQRRNRLQYLSIAGCPHLAGYKKQVGDEWHLLPIFLR encoded by the exons ATGACGCTGTTGCTGAAAGCA CTACCTGGTATTCTACACGTGCCTCTGGGAAATATGGAGGTTGTTTTAGTATCTGGACCTTTGAAGGTCATAGGGAACAAGCTAGCTGCATTGATAACCAGCAAGTTTGCCTCCGTAATGGGTGTGAGAAAAGACCTCCATGAACTCCAGCAACTACTTACTGAGATTACAAGATGGTTCTCCAGATTTGAAGATAAAGCAATAGAAAATGATCCATCGTTTTGCTGGACAACAAAATTAAAGGATTTGGCGTATGATATTGAAGATTTGCTTGATGAAGTCCACCTAGAAGCTGAGAAACACAAGATAGACATCGATGCTGACAATCATTCTACGGCTGACTGCTTCTGTGCAAAACCAATGTTATTTCTTTTCCGATGCAAGGTGGCCTCTAAGATCAAGGGAATCAAGGTGAGGTTTGCTGCAATTGTCAAGCAAAGAAGTGACATAAATACTGTACTGGACAATTCTGGAGTAGATCCATCTGTTCGAAGCAGACCGATAACTGGCGAGTTGTCATTCATAAGTAAAGTTGAAGAGTTCAGTATACCTGTGAGGGATAAGAAGAAGGATGACATAATATCTAGCCTTATAGATTCTGATGAAGGACTGAATGGCTGGATAGTTTCTATCATTGGAATAGGCGGATCTGGCAAAACTACATTGGCCAAACTGATCTGCCTTGACAAGAGGACAAAAGAGCACTTCAAAGATTCAATTTTATGGGTCCATGTGTCCCAAGAATTTGATTTGGAAAAGCTTATTGGTAAGCTATTTGAATCTATTGCTAAGAAAAAAGCAGATCGTCACACTCAACAGTACATGGTTAATGCAATTTCGAATAGGTTGAGTGGTAAGAAGTTTCTTCTTGTCCTAGATGATGCTTGGCATGACGACAGGGATGATTGGAAACAATTCTTGGTTCACATACGCAGTGGTGCACATGGAAGCAGGGTTCTACTAACTACTCGTGATCAGAAGGTTGCAGAAGCAGTTGGATCTAT AGGTTTTGTGACATTACCAGACTCTATTGGCAAGCTTATGAAGCTGAGAACTCTAGAACTGTTGCAGAGTACTGACCTTGAGAGTTTGCCTGAATCAATTGGTGATTGTCAAAATCTTCAATACTTGCTACTATATCTATGTGAGAAGCTCAGAGAGTTACCAAATTCTGTTGGTAAAATTGAAAGCCTGAGGGTGCTTCAGGTTGTCAAATGTCATATTGTCGATACAATTGAATTGAGTGGGGACCTTGGCAGGTTACAGACAATCAATTTGGCTG AACTACCTAACTGGGTCACTTTGAACCATAATCTTGAATCTATAGACCTTA GATTCGGAAAGCTGACTTGTTTAAGAAAGCTGGGCTTGTTTGTTGTTGGGGCTGGTGTAGATGATGCAAGGATCTTAGAGCTTGGAAATCTTAAAATGATAAGTGGTCGCCTTGAGATCACCAACCTTCAATATTTAAGAAATCCAAGTGATGCAAAGAATGCTTGCTTGAAGCAGAAGAATATAGAGTTTTTGATGTTGAACTGGTCCCAAAATCAAATGGAAGAGGCTTCAGTATCAGACATGGAACATGACCTG CTGCAGCAATCACCAAACTTGAAGCATATGCGAGGGCTTGTGCAATTGCCTTTACTGAAGAAGCTGCGACTGTGCAGAATGCCTAATTTGGAGGAGCTGCAGATTATAACATGTGCTTCTGATGTTACAGAGGAAGAA AGGTTATCACTGAAAAACAGCAATTATGAGCTGCTGCTATCTCCGGAATGCTCGTCCTCCCATCTGCTTTCTCACCTCAAGGATTTGAGACTAGAAGGAATGGCGGCATCGATGTCTGGCTGGGAATTACTGCATCATCTCACCGGACTGGAGTCCTTGGAAATCTGCCTCTGCAATGACCTGACACAATTACCAGAGACCATTCGTAGCCTCAGGTCCCTCAAGCGGCTGGAAGTCAAGCAATGTTCCAATCTTGTCAAATTTCCCGAGTGGCTTGGGCAACTGAGCTGTCTACAACAGCTGCTTGTCTTGGAAACCCCATTGATGGCCAGCCTTCCTCAATCGACGCGGCAGCTTACATGCCTCGTGAGACTGCACATTGGTGGTTGGCACAACCTGAAACAGCTGCCTGAGGTGATTCAGCACCTCACATCTCTTCACACGCTCAGATTGGAAGAATGCAGCGCGATGGCTGTGCTGCCGGAGTGGATAGGAGAACTCTCTGCACTTCGACGGCTTATTCTTGAAAGATGCACTGCCCTTGAGTCCCTGCCCCGTTCCATACAACGCCGTAACAGACTCCAGTATTTGTCCATTGCTGGCTGCCCTCATTTGGCAGGTTACAAGAAACAAGTTGGGGACGAGTGGCACCTTCTTCCCATATTTCTCAGGTAG